One Onychostoma macrolepis isolate SWU-2019 chromosome 10, ASM1243209v1, whole genome shotgun sequence genomic region harbors:
- the cldn23.1 gene encoding claudin 23a: MRTPGILIFGMVLAPCGWILNLTSTVAPNWRTINNLASEPSDLVVEQGIWDICRTSTTSRSQLCNQQGNDQIYFNSQIIPIAKGMMIASLIVTVLGLSLATPGVRCWKDKPRWILASLGGLLIFCSGALTIIPIAWYTHILTSINSTSVKRDPNRTDDIRVGYCIVLGYIGGIMEVLGGFVMFLGICSCCGGRNRGEKPRTNTTQRPARDRPTPLPRVNMPRSFSRSTESSVPYSQKSLDDDLDFPRAKPRDRGSVNTSYTGRPYDADL; encoded by the coding sequence ATGCGGACACCGGGGATTCTGATATTCGGCATGGTCCTGGCCCCCTGCGGATGGATCCTGAACCTGACCAGCACAGTCGCGCCCAACTGGCGCACCATCAACAACCTGGCAAGCGAGCCTTCGGATCTGGTGGTGGAACAGGGAATCTGGGACATCTGCAGGACCTCCACAACATCTAGATCCCAACTGTGCAACCAGCAAGGCAACGACcaaatttattttaacagcCAGATCATTCCGATCGCTAAAGGAATGATGATCGCGTCATTGATCGTGACGGTGCTCGGCCTTTCATTGGCAACACCTGGAGTCAGATGCTGGAAGGACAAACCCAGATGGATACTGGCTTCTTTGGGTGGCCTCCTTATCTTCTGCTCTGGAGCCCTGACCATCATTCCCATTGCGTGGTACACTCATATCCTCACCAGCATCAATTCCACCTCCGTCAAAAGAGATCCAAACAGAACGGATGACATTCGCGTGGGATACTGCATCGTTTTGGGCTACATCGGAGGCATCATGGAGGTCCTTGGGGGTTTCGTGATGTTCCTCGGGATTTGCTCCTGCTGCGGTGGACGCAACCGTGGAGAAAAGCCTCGAACCAACACAACACAGCGGCCGGCAAGGGACAGACCGACGCCTCTGCCGAGGGTCAACATGCCGAGAAGCTTCAGCAGGAGCACTGAAAGCAGCGTGCCGTACTCGCAGAAGTCACTGGACGACGACCTGGACTTCCCAAGAGCTAAACCCAGAGATAGAGGATCCGTCAACACATCCTACACCGGAAGACCTTACGATGCCGACCTGTGA